In Fusarium oxysporum Fo47 chromosome XI, complete sequence, the following are encoded in one genomic region:
- a CDS encoding acyl-CoA N-acyltransferase, translating into MTTDRTTSVAPPRNPTPPKEAWDTSKETSFRLPDGETNIWIANTGHGDGNDYLVGSGDTTLARWSMDGRETRISPAMVNDNRAQFGPVFELEILNSDVADPRSPFASHGRQQDLALTWASVYALWLHPDHRDDDLIAISVDSQRIGEYIKCTGLGVLSPFSPTTTPRETIYWLSHDAFWQGAGAPDSQHWLQSRPEVTSFPGFNGTMGVFANQLGFTRKGNVCTVHPVRPPKPKPGIVIYSRFIVELGQQLQIRHIDASNPVHFETYKRWQNSDRVNKAWKERGPDEHHRAYLAKQLEDPHTMSCVFEWDGELAGYTEIGWVMEDNAACFFGSNCNITVGEHDQNSHIIVGEERFRGGKRYQAVATSIKHCCFLRDPRTKQVIAEPEYDLNHVQIQDRFLPQERKKRFHLPHKTAMLFALQRERFFQEAHFV; encoded by the coding sequence ATGACTACTGACCGCACCACTTCCGTTGCTCCCCCACGTAACCCGACGCCACCAAAAGAAGCTTGGGACACTTCTAAAGAGACCTCGTTCAGACTCCCCGACGGCGAAACCAATATCTGGATTGCCAATACTGGTCATGGCGATGGAAATGACTACCTCGTTGGATCTGGCGACACAACATTGGCGCGGTGGTCAATGGATGGTCGAGAGACCAGAATATCGCCAGCCATGGTCAATGACAACAGAGCTCAATTCGGTCCTGTCTTTGAGCTGGAGATCTTGAACTCTGACGTCGCTGATCCTCGTTCGCCTTTTGCATCTCACGGTAGACAGCAAGACCTCGCATTGACCTGGGCGTCTGTCTACGCTCTGTGGCTGCACCCAGATCATAGGGACGACGACTTGATAGCCATCTCGGTCGACAGTCAAAGAATTGGCGAATACATCAAGTGCACTGGCTTAGGTGTGCTATCGCCATTTTCACCTACTACAACTCCCCGAGAGACCATTTACTGGCTCTCTCACGATGCATTCTGGCAAGGCGCTGGAGCACCAGACTCACAGCACTGGCTTCAATCACGACCTGAAGTGACATCATTCCCAGGCTTCAATGGCACAATGGGTGTCTTCGCAAACCAATTGGGCTTCACACGCAAGGGAAACGTCTGCACCGTTCATCCCGTTCGAcctcccaagcccaagccagGCATTGTCATCTACTCCCGCTTCATCGTCGAGCTTGGTCAGCAGTTACAAATCCGACACATCGACGCATCCAATCCCGTCCACTTCGAGACCTACAAGCGATGGCAAAACTCAGACCGAGTCAACAAGGCATGGAAAGAGCGTGGACCAGACGAGCATCATCGAGCATACCTTGCCAAGCAATTAGAAGACCCCCATACCATGTCATGTGTGTTTGAGTGGGACGGAGAACTCGCAGGCTACACCGAGATTGGATGGGTCATGGAGGACAACGCAGCATGCTTCTTTGGGTCCAATTGCAACATCACAGTGGGCGAGCACGACCAAAACTCACACATCATAGTGGGAGAAGAGCGTTTCCGCGGCGGCAAACGGTATCAGGCTGTCGCCACGTCGATCAAGCACTGCTGCTTCCTGCGCGATCCTCGCACTAAGCAGGTGATAGCTGAGCCCGAATACGATCTTAACCACGTTCAGATCCAGGACAGATTTTTGCCgcaggagaggaagaagcgTTTCCACCTGCCGCACAAGACGGCCATGCTGTTCGCCCTGCAGCGTGAGCGATTTTTCCAGGAGGCGCATTTTGTCTAA